A DNA window from Staphylococcus warneri contains the following coding sequences:
- the graR gene encoding response regulator transcription factor GraR/ApsR, with the protein MQILLVEDDNTLFQELKKELEQWDFNVVGIDDFGNVMDTFEAFNPEIVILDVQLPKYDGFYWCRKMRQVSNVPILFLSSRDNPMDQVMSMELGADDYIQKPFYTNVLIAKLQAVYRRVYEFGVEEKRTLNWQDAVVDLSKDSIQKGDQAIFLSKTEMIILEMLVNKRNQIVSRDTLITALWDDEAFVSDNTLTVNVNRLRKKLSEIGMDSAIETKVGKGYMAHE; encoded by the coding sequence ATGCAAATATTATTAGTAGAAGATGATAATACATTGTTCCAAGAACTAAAAAAAGAGTTAGAACAATGGGATTTTAATGTGGTTGGTATAGATGATTTTGGAAATGTTATGGATACATTTGAAGCATTTAATCCAGAAATTGTTATTCTAGACGTGCAATTGCCAAAATATGATGGCTTTTATTGGTGTAGAAAAATGAGACAAGTGTCTAATGTACCTATTTTATTCTTATCATCCCGAGATAATCCAATGGATCAAGTCATGAGCATGGAGTTAGGTGCTGATGATTATATTCAAAAACCATTTTATACCAATGTTTTAATAGCTAAACTCCAGGCGGTTTATCGCAGAGTATACGAATTTGGTGTTGAAGAAAAACGTACATTGAACTGGCAAGATGCTGTAGTAGATCTATCAAAGGATAGTATTCAAAAAGGTGATCAAGCTATCTTTTTATCTAAAACAGAAATGATCATTTTAGAAATGTTAGTCAATAAAAGAAATCAAATTGTCTCACGTGATACGCTAATCACCGCATTATGGGATGATGAAGCTTTTGTAAGTGATAATACCTTGACTGTCAATGTCAATCGCTTGAGAAAGAAACTATCTGAAATAGGTATGGACAGTGCGATAGAAACTAAGGTTGGTAAAGGATATATGGCACATGAATAA
- a CDS encoding NAD-dependent epimerase/dehydratase family protein has protein sequence MKPKVLLAGGTGYIGKHLSSVIENDADLYVLSKYPKPEHVNATDMTWLQSDIFNYQDVVEAMKEIDIAIFYLDPTKNSAKLTQATARDLNLIAADNFGRAAAVNHVKKLVYIPGSRNDNQTMERLGAYGVPVERTKLEIKRPHINVELQVSKYDDVRTAMKMVLPKKWTLNQVVEYFFNWLDKTKGTIVKTYHSDDHYYIYLKSKNKPLAIFKKVLTEENLITLYLVGGKLVKSNAKKQGKLEFRLLKNNAIVIVHLYDYIPKMFWPVYYFVQAPLQGIMMRGFEVDCRIKHFQGRVQSGEKIKYTK, from the coding sequence ATGAAACCAAAAGTACTTTTAGCAGGTGGCACAGGCTATATTGGAAAACATTTAAGTTCAGTCATTGAAAATGATGCCGATTTATATGTATTGTCCAAGTATCCTAAACCAGAACATGTTAATGCAACCGATATGACATGGTTACAGAGCGATATTTTTAATTATCAAGATGTTGTTGAAGCAATGAAAGAGATAGATATAGCTATTTTTTATTTAGATCCAACGAAAAATTCAGCAAAATTAACGCAAGCAACAGCGCGAGATCTTAATTTAATTGCTGCTGACAACTTTGGTAGGGCAGCGGCAGTGAATCATGTTAAAAAGTTAGTATATATTCCGGGAAGTCGAAATGATAATCAAACGATGGAACGTTTAGGCGCTTATGGTGTACCTGTAGAGCGTACGAAACTGGAAATTAAACGTCCACATATCAATGTCGAATTGCAAGTATCTAAGTACGATGATGTTAGAACAGCTATGAAAATGGTTTTGCCTAAAAAATGGACACTTAATCAAGTTGTAGAATACTTTTTTAATTGGTTAGATAAAACCAAAGGAACGATTGTTAAGACGTATCATAGTGATGACCATTATTATATATATTTAAAAAGTAAAAACAAACCATTGGCTATTTTTAAGAAAGTGTTAACAGAGGAAAATCTTATCACTTTATATTTAGTTGGAGGTAAGTTAGTAAAATCCAATGCGAAAAAGCAAGGTAAATTAGAGTTTCGATTGTTAAAAAATAATGCAATCGTTATAGTTCATCTATATGATTACATTCCTAAAATGTTTTGGCCTGTATATTATTTTGTTCAAGCGCCACTACAAGGTATTATGATGCGTGGATTTGAAGTAGATTGTCGCATCAAACATTTTCAAGGACGAGTTCAATCTGGAGAAAAAATTAAATACACAAAATAA
- a CDS encoding GNAT family N-acetyltransferase, with protein MPHAIREISIKDVDNFIDLLTKIYDESEFTFYNPGEYAPSTNEVIKRLEDYITSSSKAIFVVESNDQLVGYGFVGTETYERTRHEAIVYLGVKKLYQKDGVGQTLINAIEAWSLNHNIRRIEATVVPENDGAVNLFKSAGFQIEGELKDKLYINNKYYNEYVMAKILN; from the coding sequence ATGCCTCACGCTATTCGTGAAATTAGTATAAAAGACGTAGACAATTTTATAGACTTACTTACTAAAATCTATGATGAATCAGAATTCACATTTTACAATCCTGGTGAATATGCACCTAGTACTAACGAAGTGATTAAACGCTTAGAAGATTATATTACCTCTTCTTCTAAGGCGATTTTCGTTGTCGAAAGTAATGATCAACTTGTAGGATACGGTTTTGTAGGTACTGAAACATATGAACGTACACGTCATGAAGCGATTGTTTATCTAGGTGTAAAAAAACTGTACCAAAAAGACGGCGTCGGACAAACTTTAATTAATGCGATAGAAGCCTGGTCCCTCAATCATAATATCCGTCGAATTGAAGCAACAGTAGTACCTGAAAATGATGGAGCTGTTAACTTATTTAAGAGCGCTGGATTCCAAATTGAAGGCGAACTAAAAGATAAGTTGTATATTAACAACAAATATTATAATGAATACGTGATGGCTAAAATTTTAAATTAA
- a CDS encoding alpha/beta hydrolase: protein MKAKHKWLLITVVVILIVGTSTGLLLKKHYDHEHRQQQNKEKVQINNKNVKVLQNISYGQGIPNSKLDIIMPSDMNKDSKLPVIFWMHGGGFIAGDKQYKNPLLSKIAEQGYIVVNVNYALAPQYKYPTPIEQMNKAVKFIKTNEHDLPIDFDQVIIGGDSAGAQLTSQYVAMQTNQSLRDEMKFEPEFKPSQIKAAIFFGGFYDMKTVKATEFPRIQLFMRSYTGTTNWESNFKNLSQMSTINQITKDYPPTFLSVGDADPFYSQNIDFYKKLKEKDVPAETLFYDGSHHLHHQYQFHLNKPESKENIKRVLLFLSRNTSSSGVERNNQSNHNENNNLNKDVQLDPFSE from the coding sequence ATGAAGGCAAAACATAAATGGTTGTTGATAACTGTCGTTGTTATTTTAATAGTAGGTACTAGTACTGGTCTGTTATTGAAAAAACATTATGATCATGAACACCGACAACAACAAAATAAAGAAAAAGTCCAAATAAATAATAAAAACGTGAAAGTCTTACAGAATATTTCTTATGGTCAAGGCATACCTAATAGTAAATTAGATATTATTATGCCATCTGATATGAATAAAGATAGTAAGTTACCAGTCATCTTTTGGATGCATGGTGGTGGTTTTATTGCTGGTGATAAACAGTATAAAAATCCTTTACTATCCAAAATAGCTGAGCAAGGTTACATTGTGGTAAACGTCAACTATGCGTTAGCGCCTCAATATAAGTATCCTACACCTATTGAACAAATGAACAAAGCTGTCAAATTTATAAAAACGAATGAACATGATTTGCCTATTGATTTTGATCAAGTCATTATAGGTGGTGATTCTGCTGGCGCACAATTAACCAGTCAATATGTTGCTATGCAAACAAATCAATCGTTACGTGATGAAATGAAATTTGAACCCGAATTTAAACCTTCTCAAATTAAAGCAGCGATATTCTTTGGTGGTTTCTATGATATGAAGACAGTTAAAGCTACAGAGTTTCCTAGGATCCAATTATTTATGAGAAGTTATACAGGTACAACAAATTGGGAGAGTAATTTTAAAAACTTATCTCAAATGTCTACGATAAATCAAATAACTAAAGATTATCCGCCTACATTTTTATCAGTGGGTGATGCGGATCCATTTTATAGTCAGAACATAGATTTTTATAAAAAATTAAAAGAAAAAGATGTGCCAGCTGAAACATTATTTTATGATGGTTCACATCACTTACACCATCAATATCAATTTCATTTAAATAAACCAGAATCCAAAGAGAATATTAAACGGGTACTCTTATTCTTAAGTAGAAACACATCTTCTTCAGGTGTTGAACGAAACAATCAATCTAATCACAATGAAAACAATAATTTGAATAAAGATGTACAATTAGACCCATTTAGTGAATAA
- the dhaM gene encoding dihydroxyacetone kinase phosphoryl donor subunit DhaM, which translates to MTTLVIISHSEQIANGTKALLQQMAPDVNVVANGGVNGDIGTSFETVQQLINDLEDDAMCFYDIGSSEMNIDMAIDMYDGNYKIVKVDAPIVEGSFTAAVKLSIGGNLADAIEEVKQTTFNNK; encoded by the coding sequence ATGACAACACTTGTAATTATCAGTCATAGTGAACAAATAGCAAATGGTACGAAAGCATTATTACAGCAAATGGCACCGGATGTTAATGTCGTTGCTAACGGCGGTGTGAATGGTGATATTGGTACATCGTTTGAGACAGTTCAACAGTTAATCAATGATTTAGAAGATGATGCCATGTGTTTTTATGATATAGGTTCATCCGAAATGAATATTGATATGGCTATTGATATGTATGACGGGAATTATAAAATCGTTAAAGTGGATGCACCTATTGTAGAAGGTAGTTTTACAGCCGCAGTTAAATTATCAATAGGTGGCAATTTGGCGGACGCTATAGAAGAAGTTAAACAAACAACTTTTAATAATAAATGA
- the dhaL gene encoding dihydroxyacetone kinase subunit DhaL, with translation MDIQKMKQQLLDLETTFKEQEDSLTELDRAIGDGDHGVNMLRGFESLKDKIDDSSMQSVFKSTGMCLMSNIGGASGPLYGFSFVKMAEVVKDDIDHNNLVELLETFAEAIAKRGKVELNEKTMYDVIARAYEAVKKGEQVDLNRLQSFAEETVDMVATKGRASYFKEASKGYMDPGAQSMVYVLHALIGDEA, from the coding sequence ATGGATATCCAAAAGATGAAACAACAATTATTGGATTTAGAGACTACATTTAAAGAACAAGAAGATTCATTAACTGAACTTGATAGAGCTATTGGAGATGGCGATCATGGTGTTAACATGTTAAGAGGTTTTGAGAGTTTAAAAGATAAAATAGATGATAGTTCAATGCAAAGTGTATTTAAATCGACAGGTATGTGTCTGATGTCAAACATTGGAGGTGCTTCAGGACCATTATATGGTTTTAGCTTTGTGAAAATGGCTGAAGTTGTAAAAGATGACATTGATCATAATAATTTAGTAGAGTTACTTGAAACATTTGCAGAGGCAATTGCTAAACGTGGTAAGGTAGAACTTAATGAAAAGACCATGTATGATGTTATTGCCCGTGCTTATGAAGCGGTCAAAAAAGGTGAACAAGTTGATTTAAATCGTCTACAAAGCTTTGCAGAAGAAACTGTAGATATGGTAGCAACGAAAGGGCGTGCATCATACTTTAAAGAAGCGTCTAAAGGTTATATGGATCCAGGCGCACAAAGTATGGTTTATGTATTACATGCACTTATAGGAGATGAGGCTTAA